From bacterium:
GTTTCGTCCCGGAAACAGCTTCGGCGTGATTGACAAGGATTACGGACTCGATCCCGGTCGTCCCGTCATCATCTGTCCCCGACGACTTGAACCCAAGAACGGGGTGGAATATTTCATTCGCGCCATTCCCCTGGTGCGGGCACAGCACAGCGATGTGCAGTTCCTCATCGTCGGAGGCGGCTTCCCGGAAGAACGCAAGCGTTTCGAGGACCTGCTGCGCGAGAGCGGCGAACTTCGCGACGTGTTTTTTACCGGCAACGTGCCGAATACCGCGATGCCAAAGTTCTATGCGCTGTCGACCATCGCTGCGCTGCCGTCACTGATGGAGGCGACGAGTATTTCGGGACTCGAAGCAATGGCCAGCGGACTGCCACTGGTGGGTACGCGTGTTGGCGGGATACCGGAAATCATCGAAGACGGTGAGAGCGGTATTCTCGTCGATCCCCGAAGTCCCGAACAGCTGGCCGAACAGTTCGTGCGCCTGCTGCAGGACGATGCGCTGCGCCAACGACTTGGCGAGGGCGCCCGCAGCAGAGTGGAGCAGGTGTTCGCCTGGCCGGAAATCGCGCGCAGGACGGTGGATGTGTACGAAAAAGCCATCGCCGCGCATCAGTAACAGCATCCAGCGAGTTTGTGTGAATATCCTCGTCATCAGTCATACCTATATCACCCGTGTCGGCCGGGAAAAGTGGCGCGAACTTGCACGGCTCTATGATGTCAATCTGCGCATCATCGTGCCGACCGTGTGGAAGGATTACCTTTTCACCATCAAACAGGCGGATCACCCTGACGATGAACTCGATGTGCGTGGACTCCCCGTGCTGTTCAGCGGCAAGGAGGCGGCGCATGTCTACCGTTCGTTCTCCCTCGGGATGAGAGGATTCAAGCCCGACATCCTGCACGTGGAAGAAGGCACGGATGCGTTTTCCTACTTCCAGGCGCTGCTGTATCGCAGGTTCTTCGCCCCGAAGGCGAAAACCCTGTTCTTCACATGGATGAATTTCGAGAAGAAACTGTCTTTCCCCTTCAGCTTTTTTGAGCGTTTCAATCTTCGGCGCAGCGATGCCGCCATCTGCGGGAACAGTGACGCGCGGGATATCCTGCGTGAGAAGGGATATGAGGCTCCGATCCATGTCATGCCGCTGCTCGGACTCGATCCCGAGCTTTTTCAGAAACGCGAGAATCCCGCACTGAAGGCGGAGCTTGGACTTTCAGGTACGGTCATCGGATTCATCGGCCGTTTCGTGCCGGAGAAAGGAGTGATGGATCTCGTGGAGGCCGCCGCCAAACTCAAGGGCGATTTCTCGGTGCTTGTCATCGGCGGGGGGGCGATGGAACAGGACCTGAGGGATCGTGCCGAGTCGCTGGGCATCGCGGACCGCGTGCGTCTCGTGATCTCCATCCCGCACAGCGAAATCCCGAAGCACATCAACGTGATGGACATGCTCGTGCTGCCTTCGTATACCGTCCCGCATTGGAAAGAGCAGTTCGGACAGGTGCTGGTGCAGGCCATGGCGTCGGAGGTGCCGGTGGTCGGTTCGACGCATGCGGAAATTCCGCGGGTCATCGGTGATGCCGGCTTCACGTTCGAGGAAAAAAACTGGGACGCGATGCAGGAAATCATGCAGCGACTGCTTGACGATACAGCGCTGCGGGAGGAATACGGGAAAAAGGGAAGGGAGCGCGTCCTCGAGCACTACACCAACACCCGCATGGCCGAGAAAACCATGGCCGTGTATCGCGAGCTTCTCGGGACAAGCTGAGTTCCGACTCCGGGGCAATTCCCCACATGGTGGGGGACGCGGGCGATGTCGCGGTGCCGGATACGGAACTCCGTTTCGCTTGTTTTTCCTGCGCACCGGCGGTAATTTTGTGGACGGCCAGGAGGGAAGTTCGCAGCGCGAACGCCATATCACGCCTTAAACGCCACAGAGTATCAAACCATGTCATTATTCTCAAAACTGATTGCCGCATCCATCCCGCTTATCCCGCGACCCG
This genomic window contains:
- a CDS encoding glycosyltransferase family 4 protein, with protein sequence MNILLLTSDFLPNIGGMATHALELARAHVMNGHTLHLVHPVYGAGENNIEEMEGFTVHNLFIDRSTPRIKHLVYIRRVREYIRQLHAMHRFDVLHWHDLTPNCWTTWTLRRDIPLVWTNHTSNYLEMFETSGGRRKIHLFLGHADAIISPSRELYEKSTATGIAPARNFYIPNGVDAAKFRPGNSFGVIDKDYGLDPGRPVIICPRRLEPKNGVEYFIRAIPLVRAQHSDVQFLIVGGGFPEERKRFEDLLRESGELRDVFFTGNVPNTAMPKFYALSTIAALPSLMEATSISGLEAMASGLPLVGTRVGGIPEIIEDGESGILVDPRSPEQLAEQFVRLLQDDALRQRLGEGARSRVEQVFAWPEIARRTVDVYEKAIAAHQ
- a CDS encoding glycosyltransferase family 4 protein; protein product: MNILVISHTYITRVGREKWRELARLYDVNLRIIVPTVWKDYLFTIKQADHPDDELDVRGLPVLFSGKEAAHVYRSFSLGMRGFKPDILHVEEGTDAFSYFQALLYRRFFAPKAKTLFFTWMNFEKKLSFPFSFFERFNLRRSDAAICGNSDARDILREKGYEAPIHVMPLLGLDPELFQKRENPALKAELGLSGTVIGFIGRFVPEKGVMDLVEAAAKLKGDFSVLVIGGGAMEQDLRDRAESLGIADRVRLVISIPHSEIPKHINVMDMLVLPSYTVPHWKEQFGQVLVQAMASEVPVVGSTHAEIPRVIGDAGFTFEEKNWDAMQEIMQRLLDDTALREEYGKKGRERVLEHYTNTRMAEKTMAVYRELLGTS